The following is a genomic window from Cetobacterium sp. ZOR0034.
GGACTCACTAAAATTGCTATAAAAATAGCATATATAAATGGTTTTATTGAACTTACAGCTTGACCCACTATCGTTGTGAAAGCCTCATTATATTGAAAAAATGTCTGAATTACAATAAGAACGGTACCAACCAAAAAAAGGTGTATATACTCTTTTTTCATAATCTACTCATCTCCTCTAATTCCATTATTTTATCACAAAATCAACATCATCTGTTCTCTCGTTTTTCTTCCCTACTACTTTTATTATAAGTTTATCTGGAACTCCAATGATTACCTCTCCGGGTTGACCAATCCATCCCTGTTTTACATTAAGCTTCAAGGGCGAATTTGATGTTGTAACTCTTATTTTTTTATCTTTAATTTTCACATTTACTCCACCTATATCTGTTGGAACAAACATATCTTTTTCATCTGTTTGTAAAGCATATACATATTTCAATTGATTATTTACATAAATCTCTGCATTAGCAGCATCTGTCGCTTTAAATCTCGTAACTTGATACCCCAAAAATGAAAATACTCCGACTAAAAGTATATATATTAAGGTATCACCTTTTCTAAAATATTGTCTTCGCCTTTTCACAAATCCACCTACTTAGCTTTTCCTATTCTTTCACCCATATAAACTTTTGTTTCTATTCCATTTCTACTATTTTCTAGGATATCTTCGTCAAACTGTACTCTATCTTTTTCAAATAATAAGACACATGATGAACCTCCAAAGAAGAAGTATCCTTTTTCATCACCTTTCTTTATAAGACCCGGATTATATGTTTGTTTTATTCCTCCAACCATAGTTGCTCCTATCTCACTCAATACTATATCTCCGAACTCCGCTGTTTTTAAAATCGACACTTCTCTTTTATTCTCACAGTAAACTCTAAAATTCTTTTTAATTGCATATGGAGATACTGAATAATAATACCCATCAATCAGTTTTGATTCTCCAATTTCACCTGAAGCTGGGAAGTGGAATCTGTGATAATCAACAGGAGCTAATCTTATTATAACTATTGTTCCTCCCTCAAATTTCTTAGCTTCATTTTTATCCATTAAAAACTCTTCTACTGTAAATTCGTCGCCTTTTAAAAAGAATTTTGTAGTTTCTTTTAAATCGTTAAAAACTAAAATTTTTCCATCAGCTGGCGAAACAAGTATATCCGAATTAGTATCAATCTCTCTAGATCCCTCTTTTAATTCTCTTATAAAAAAGTCATTAAATGATGAAAAATCCTCTATATTCTTTTTAGATTCATTCATATTTATAGAGTTTTCTATTACGAAAGGTTTGATTTTTTCTTTAGAAGAGGCTTCAGACATCTTTTTTCCATAAAAATCTGTTAAGAACTTTTTTCTAACTACTAAATTTAAAGGTAACTTTCCTAATGGATTATAATATAAAAACTTCAAAAATCCTTCACCTGGTGGATTTTCTGTCTTCAATTCTTTAGTTTTTCTCTCAATATAATTAATTTTATCAAATTTCATACACTTACTCCTTTTACATATTAATTTTTTGTTGTATAATAGTTATAGCAAAACTTATGGAGGTCAAAATGAAAAAAATAGCATTAATCGCTCACGACAACATGAAGCCGGAAATAGTTAGCTTTGCACAAAGACATGAGCACATACTAATAAAATACCCTCTTGTTTCTACTGGTACAACTGGACTTAGAATAATGGAGGCTACTGACTTACAAATTCATCGCTTCAAATCTGGTCCCATAGGTGGAGACCAACAAATTGGTGCAGAAGTGGCTACTGACCAAATCGCAGCTATTTTATTTTTTAGAGATCCGTTAACTTCTCAACCCCACGAACCGGACATATCTGCTCTTATAAGAGTTGCAGATGTACACAAAGTACCAATCGCTACAAACTTAGCTACTGCTGAACTTCTTATTTTAGGTTTAGACAAGTGATTATAATAGGCTGACTCAGGTCAGCCTATTTTTAATTTATTTGACTTTTTATTTTTTTAATTAAACTATATTTTAACTCCAACAAATCTTTTGATAAATCCACCTTATATTGATGTGGATTTTCAAGTCTTTTTCTTTCGTCAGAAATTTTTCCTAGTGATTCTAAATAATACTCTCTCGATGCAACAACATCATCTAATTGTGAAGCTTCAGGTTTGATAACTCCGTTTTTCACAAATTCGTTCGTTATTTTTCTAAAAGTATACTCTCCTTTTTTTAATTGACTTGATTTAAACTCATACTTCTCATCTCTAATAGTTAAATCCTCATCATTCAATAATTTAATTTTATCTGTATCTTTATTGACTAATGTTATTAAGTCTGCATATGCAAGTCCATCGTTATCATAGATTCTATATACCTCTTTAAAACCTGGATTTGAAATTTTTATAACATCTTCAGATAATTTTATAACAGGATTACTATCTATTTCAACTATTTTATAAACCCCTCCAAAACAAGGATTTGATTTACTAACCGCAATTGCATCTCCTACTCCAAATATATCTACTGCTGCGCCTTGCTCTTTTAATGATTTAATAAGAGATTCATTCAGAGAATTTGTTAAGAAAATTTTAGCTTTTTTCAACCCCGCAGCATCTAAAGCTTTTCTACATTTCTTAGATAAGTAAGCCAAATCTCCAGAATCTATTCTTATTCCATAATTACCTTCATACGAATCATCTATTCCATTATCTTTAAAGCTCTGAATAGCATTTTTCAATCCTATTCCAACTGTATTATAAGTATCAATTAATAAAATTAATGAATTTGCTTTTCTTTCTCTTCTATGCTTTATAAAAGTATCAAAAGCTCTTTTTTCAGCCTCTGCTCCTACTCCAAAAGCTTGTATATAAGAGTGTGCCATCGTTCCAACACTTGGAACTCCATACTTATACTCTGTTACAAGATTTGAATGTGATAAACAACCACCAATTATAGATGCCTTTGTCCCTGCAACCGCACTATCAAATCCATGAGCTCTTCTACTACCAAAAGATGTCACTGGAACTGGTGAAGCAGCTCTTGTAACTCTCGATGCTTTTGTAGCTATAGCTAACTGCATATTCATCAAATTTAAAATTGGTGTTTCTAATATTTTAGCTTGAATTAGTGGAGCTTTTACTGTTATTATTGGCTCATTTGGATATACAATCTCCCCATCTCTCATGGCATATAAATTTCCAGTAAACTTCATCTTAACTAAATATTCTAAAAGATGTTTCTCTTCAATTATTTTTGAAAAATACTCTCTTTTTTCATCTTCACTAGTTTTATTTAAAATATCAATAAGTTCAATTACCTCTTGAACTCCCGAAACAACTGCAAAACCACCATCTTCAGTTTTTCTAAAGTACATATCAAATATAGCTTCCTTATCCTGCATCTCTTCCATTAAAAAAATGTCACTTTCAGTATATTGATATCTATCTGAATTAATAACCTTTGCAAAATCTGTTAAAACTCTTTCTCTCCCCATTTTGTACCTCTTTTTAAATTGTTAGTTTTTTATTTTTTCTTAATAATTATATCACTTTTGTGGTATAATTACCAATAAAAATAGAAAAGGAGAGATTGATGAGAGCTGTTATACAAAGAGTTAAACATGCAAGTGTTACTGTCGATAATGAAATTACTGGAAAAATAAACCATGGATTCTTAGTACTTTTAGGTGTGACGCATGCCGATACAGAAAAAGAGGTAGATTGGTTAGCTAAAAAAATCACCGACTTAAGAGTTTTTAACGACGCTGAGGATAAAATGAATCTTGGACTAAAGGATGTTGATGGAGAGTTACTTGTAATCTCACAATTTACATTATATGGAAACTGTATAAAAGGTCGTCGTCCAGCATTTATTGATGCTGCAAAGCCTGATATGGCTAACGAACTTTACGAAAAGTTTTTACAAAAGTGTAAAGATCTTGGCTTTAAAACTGAAGCTGGAGTTTTTGGTGCTGATATGAAAGTAGAACTTTTAAATGACGGACCAGTTACTTTAATAATAGATACAAAAGATAGATAATTCACGGAGGGGTATTATGGATATCAAAGATATTAAAAAAAATGCAAAGGAAAGAATGAAGGAGTTTTGTATATTATGTCCAGAGTGTAACGGACGTTGGTGTGCTGGAAAAGTTCCCGGAATGGGTGGAGCCGGAAACGGTGGGAGTTTCAATAGAACTTATGAAAAACTTAAAGAGGTTAAAGTTGCAATGAGAACTCTTCATAATGTTTCTGATCCTAAATTATCTTGCTCTATTTTCGGAGAAGATCTTTCTTTCCCCGCTATGATCGCACCTATAACAGGAACTAAATTCAATATGGGTGGATATGTTAATGATGTAGAGTATTCAAATGATGTTGTATTAGGTGCTCTTGATGCAGGAACAATAGCCATGGTTGGAGATACAGGAGATCCTAACTGCTTTGCAGCTGGAATAGATGCCATAAAAAAAGCAAACGGAAAAGGTATTGCTATAATCAAACCTAGAGAAAATTCTGAGATTATAAAAAGAATTAAAATAGCAGAAGAAGCTGGTGCAGTAGCTGTCGGAGTGGATGTTGACGGTGCTGGATTAGTTACAATGAAACTTTTCAATCAACCCGTTGGTCCTAAATCTCTAAACGATTTAAAAGAGATTATCTCTTCAACAACTCTTCCATTTATAGTAAAAGGTATTTTAACTGTAGATGAAGCTAAACTTTGTGTTCAAGCTGGTGCTGCTGCTATTGTTGTATCAAATCACGGTGGTCGTTGCTTAAACGAAACTTTTGCACCTGCAGAAGTTTTAAAAGAGATTGCCACAGCTGTTGGAGATGAGATTATTGTTTTAGCTGATGGTGGAGTTAGAGAAGGTGTTGATATTTTAAAATATTTAGCTCTTGGAGCTAAAGCTGTTTTGATTGGAAGACCTATCATTTGGGGATCAATTGGTGGAAGACAAGAGGGAGTAAAAGTTGTTTTAGAAACTTTAAAATCTCAACTTTATCAAAGCATGATACTTACAGGTGCAGAGGATGTTAAAAATTATAAAAATTTCTCTTGCATTTTATACACTAAATAAGTATAATTTAATTACAAAATTTAGGGAGGTTTTATCATGGAAAGAAAAGATGTTATTACATTTGCAGGTAATCCGTTAACATTAGTAGGAAAAGAGGTTGTTGTTGGAGATGTTGCTCCTAACTTCACTGTAACTAAAACTGATTTATCACCTCTTTCTTTAGCAGACTTAAAAGGGAAAACAATAGTTATTTCAGCTATGCCATCTATTGATACTCCTGTTTGTGAATTACAAACAATCAGATTCAATAAGGAAGCATCTGCATTAGAAAATGTTGTTATTTTAACAGTTTCAATGGATTTACCATTTGCACTAAGCAGATTCTGTGGTGCTAAAAATATAGAAAATGCTATAACTACTTCAGATTATAAAGATAGAGAATTTTCAAATAACTATGGATTATTCATTAAAGAACTTGCGCTTGTTTCAAGAGCTGTTATAATTATCGATAAAGATGGAAAAATTGCATATACTGAATATTTAAAAGAAATCACTGAGGAGCCTAATTACGATTCTGCTCTAGAAGCTTTAAAAAGTTTATAATAATAAAAAATAGCAGCTCACAAAAATGACGTGAGCTGCTTTTCTTTTCCCTTCATAACGTTGTATAATATCAG
Proteins encoded in this region:
- a CDS encoding NusG domain II-containing protein; the encoded protein is MKRRRQYFRKGDTLIYILLVGVFSFLGYQVTRFKATDAANAEIYVNNQLKYVYALQTDEKDMFVPTDIGGVNVKIKDKKIRVTTSNSPLKLNVKQGWIGQPGEVIIGVPDKLIIKVVGKKNERTDDVDFVIK
- a CDS encoding phosphatidylserine decarboxylase translates to MKFDKINYIERKTKELKTENPPGEGFLKFLYYNPLGKLPLNLVVRKKFLTDFYGKKMSEASSKEKIKPFVIENSINMNESKKNIEDFSSFNDFFIRELKEGSREIDTNSDILVSPADGKILVFNDLKETTKFFLKGDEFTVEEFLMDKNEAKKFEGGTIVIIRLAPVDYHRFHFPASGEIGESKLIDGYYYSVSPYAIKKNFRVYCENKREVSILKTAEFGDIVLSEIGATMVGGIKQTYNPGLIKKGDEKGYFFFGGSSCVLLFEKDRVQFDEDILENSRNGIETKVYMGERIGKAK
- the mgsA gene encoding methylglyoxal synthase; the protein is MKKIALIAHDNMKPEIVSFAQRHEHILIKYPLVSTGTTGLRIMEATDLQIHRFKSGPIGGDQQIGAEVATDQIAAILFFRDPLTSQPHEPDISALIRVADVHKVPIATNLATAELLILGLDK
- a CDS encoding nicotinate phosphoribosyltransferase, encoding MGRERVLTDFAKVINSDRYQYTESDIFLMEEMQDKEAIFDMYFRKTEDGGFAVVSGVQEVIELIDILNKTSEDEKREYFSKIIEEKHLLEYLVKMKFTGNLYAMRDGEIVYPNEPIITVKAPLIQAKILETPILNLMNMQLAIATKASRVTRAASPVPVTSFGSRRAHGFDSAVAGTKASIIGGCLSHSNLVTEYKYGVPSVGTMAHSYIQAFGVGAEAEKRAFDTFIKHRRERKANSLILLIDTYNTVGIGLKNAIQSFKDNGIDDSYEGNYGIRIDSGDLAYLSKKCRKALDAAGLKKAKIFLTNSLNESLIKSLKEQGAAVDIFGVGDAIAVSKSNPCFGGVYKIVEIDSNPVIKLSEDVIKISNPGFKEVYRIYDNDGLAYADLITLVNKDTDKIKLLNDEDLTIRDEKYEFKSSQLKKGEYTFRKITNEFVKNGVIKPEASQLDDVVASREYYLESLGKISDERKRLENPHQYKVDLSKDLLELKYSLIKKIKSQIN
- the dtd gene encoding D-aminoacyl-tRNA deacylase, which gives rise to MRAVIQRVKHASVTVDNEITGKINHGFLVLLGVTHADTEKEVDWLAKKITDLRVFNDAEDKMNLGLKDVDGELLVISQFTLYGNCIKGRRPAFIDAAKPDMANELYEKFLQKCKDLGFKTEAGVFGADMKVELLNDGPVTLIIDTKDR
- a CDS encoding alpha-hydroxy-acid oxidizing protein, with product MDIKDIKKNAKERMKEFCILCPECNGRWCAGKVPGMGGAGNGGSFNRTYEKLKEVKVAMRTLHNVSDPKLSCSIFGEDLSFPAMIAPITGTKFNMGGYVNDVEYSNDVVLGALDAGTIAMVGDTGDPNCFAAGIDAIKKANGKGIAIIKPRENSEIIKRIKIAEEAGAVAVGVDVDGAGLVTMKLFNQPVGPKSLNDLKEIISSTTLPFIVKGILTVDEAKLCVQAGAAAIVVSNHGGRCLNETFAPAEVLKEIATAVGDEIIVLADGGVREGVDILKYLALGAKAVLIGRPIIWGSIGGRQEGVKVVLETLKSQLYQSMILTGAEDVKNYKNFSCILYTK
- the tpx gene encoding thiol peroxidase, whose amino-acid sequence is MERKDVITFAGNPLTLVGKEVVVGDVAPNFTVTKTDLSPLSLADLKGKTIVISAMPSIDTPVCELQTIRFNKEASALENVVILTVSMDLPFALSRFCGAKNIENAITTSDYKDREFSNNYGLFIKELALVSRAVIIIDKDGKIAYTEYLKEITEEPNYDSALEALKSL